In Panulirus ornatus isolate Po-2019 chromosome 30, ASM3632096v1, whole genome shotgun sequence, a single genomic region encodes these proteins:
- the LOC139758484 gene encoding uncharacterized protein, giving the protein MVKYEEEAYSFRLSQMEEPLYSDGSSTLSSHKQRIDSLFRDKRRQEVPRPDPVQPPNPVQEELERMFGGRNERQRAFLDVRASVQAQIERLFADATNEPLVTPGGRAVPRRTPPLPHRTQPLPRTPDPEPPPPPRAPPSPQPPTPPPASTTRSSSRSRSGSVSTGEAAEAVTSLSTMKYRVDYLGAAQLAEKATSLEVLQAPLRDLYYKYRLSVTRGKRPQPGTLQITDAGLRVTHGTADCLDGHFEFTNPFPTIAVWAAVKLVIRRETSEHGRAAAYTYAFLPLICDPEAQDKYNLYHLLEVPEPAIMTVQHPPMFACVMRKVGVPKVLECHGFVCQSSEDAIVIAANLYQALLENMRNDSPSEASSDTRDDERHVLSDSEMVPVRPPRKKRSRHPESPSFGRELRRANSEDLLQSHIILDDTRASKRRLKRSVSDRHLSGFLLDPGDVYTRVALPRSKSFMSVTNKYNFQDLLDDVKQKTGLNSVDELLKQVINPRGMSFSEMDPDQRDILLKLALTLSKDEIYQRSKHIMRKQTRGRSSSLMSLMDSDSDGSTISSVLRATKRSFSRLGSRASSLQSSYLKDKSPLRKLVNNNKSRYTYERTGRSSSATRRADNKENEFSHMMEGTGRKAAPKTPMPRRNPSRATEGYVSCSECGYDSECSSKCYCSLPRRSSSAKPHDKHAHKDDSPCDCDTESCAESEKCYCSLKRVKKNGLKMYEINLDSETDTTETTVQSVVAYKKGYGSHSNLSELESHATSWKRNSGDSSSSATRHKSSPSYLTEHSKSRSAGTVFSMPPEVIRKKSMSSSLSTDSETSGVHRSDGSSYNTQESGRRRLPPHQRAASTESLLRSPRLHRHPSGSLGSDGSRGSRASSQGSGCGSQGSGADTHRSQGSRGSNTSHQKILLVSAVDPSGKVVYRGASQRQKRDDSDTASILSMKKTAEIAALFSELKLNQTTDLINHLNQSASESEDDAYSSMQANNSFLFSDNIENSLGYLP; this is encoded by the coding sequence ATGGTGAAGTACGAGGAAGAAGCCTACAGCTTCCGGCTGTCGCAGATGGAGGAGCCGTTGTACTCGGACGGCAGCAGTACGCTGTCCTCCCACAAGCAGCGCATCGACTCTCTCTTCAGGGACAAGCGGAGGCAGGAGGTGCCGAGGCCAGACCCCGTCCAACCGCCCAATCCGGTGCAGGAGGAACTGGAGCGGATGTTTGGAGGAAGGAACGAGCGCCAGCGAGCCTTCCTCGACGTGCGCGCCTCCGTCCAGGCGCAAATTGAGAGGCTCTTCGCCGACGCTACAAATGAACCTCTGGTGACTCCGGGAGGCCGAGCTGTTCCCCGTCGGACTCCGCCGCTTCCCCATCGGACTCAACCGCTTCCCCGGACTCCAGACCCCGAACCACCGCCCCCGCCCcgagcccccccttccccccagccccCGACCCCTCCACCCGCCAGCACCACCCGCAGCAGCAGTCGGTCCAGGAGCGGCAGTGTCAGTACAGGGGAGGCGGCCGAGGCGGTGACGTCGCTCTCCACCATGAAGTACCGCGTGGATTACCTTGGTGCAGCACAGCTGGCCGAAAAGGCCACGAGCCTGGAGGTACTACAGGCGCCCCTCAGAGACCTTTACTACAAATACCGCCTCAGTGTGACCAGGGGTAAGCGGCCCCAGCCAGGAACCCTACAGATTACCGACGCTGGGCTTAGGGTAACGCACGGCACTGCGGATTGTCTTGATGGTCACTTCGAGTTTACCAACCCGTTCCCGACGATCGCGGTGTGGGCGGCGGTGAAACTGGTGATCCGGAGAGAGACATCGGAACACGGGCGGGCGGCGGCCTACACGTATGCATTTCTGCCCCTCATCTGTGACCCAGAGGCACAAGACAAGTACAATCTGTACCACCTGCTGGAGGTACCTGAGCCCGCCATCATGACGGTCCAGCACCCGCCCATGTTTGCCTgcgtcatgaggaaggtgggagtgcCCAAGGTGCTTGAGTGTCACGGCTTCGTGTGCCAGTCTTCTGAGGACGCCATCGTGATAGCCGCTAACCTCTACCAAGCGTTGCTGGAGAATATGCGCAACGACTCCCCCAGTGAGGCATCCAGCGACACACGCGATGATGAAAGACACGTCTTGAGCGATAGCGAAATGGTACCCGTCAGGCCACCTCGCAAGAAACGCTCTCGACACCCGGAGTCCCCAAGTTTCGGCCGGGAGCTTCGGCGTGCCAACAGCGAGGACCTCCTGCAGTCGCACATCATCCTGGACGACACCCGTGCCAGCAAGCGACGTCTCAAGCGCTCCGTGAGTGATCGTCATTTAAGCGGATTCCTGCTAGACCCCGGTGACGTGTACACTAGAGTTGCGCTCCCGCGCTCCAAGTCCTTTATGAGCGTCACCAACAAGTACAATTTCCAGGACCTGCTAGACGACGTTAAACAAAAGACCGGATTAAACAGCGTTGACGAATTGCTGAAGCAGGTGATCAACCCGCGCGGCATGTCCTTCAGCGAGATGGACCCCGACCAGCGGGACATCTTGCTCAAGCTGGCTCTCACACTCTCCAAGGATGAAATTTACCAGCGATCCAAACATATCATGAGGAAGCAGACAAGGGGCCGCAGCTCTTCCCTCATGAGCCTAATGGACTCCGACAGCGACGGCTCCACCATTTCCTCCGTCCTTAGAGCAACCAAGCGTTCTTTCTCCCGCTTAGGTTCCAGAGCTTCCAGCTTACAGTCCAGCTACCTGAAGGACAAGTCGCCGCTCAGGAAGTTGGTCAATAACAACAAGAGCCGCTACACGTATGAGAGGACGGGACGTAGCAGCAGCGCTACCAGACGAGCAGACAACAAGGAGAACGAGTTTAGCCACATGATGGAGGGCACCGGCAGGAAGGCAGCGCCCAAGACGCCGATGCCCCGAAGAAACCCCTCGCGAGCTACTGAGGGCTATGTGTCGTGCAGTGAGTGTGGCTATGACAGTGAATGTTCCAGCAAGTGTTACTGCTCCCTCCCCCGGCGCTCCTCGTCAGCCAAGCCGCACGACAAGCACGCACACAAAGACGATTCCCCGTGTGACTGTGACACTGAAAGTTGCGCCGAGAGTGAGAAGTGCTACTGCTCCCTGAAACGTGTCAAGAAGAATGGCCTCAAGATGTACGAGATCAACCTCGACTCAGAGACGGACACCACGGAAACCACTGTGCAGAGCGTCGTCGCTTACAAAAAGGGTTACGGGTCACACTCAAACCTAAGCGAACTGGAGTCGCACGCGACTTCATGGAAACGCAACAGCGGCGATTCCTCGAGCAGCGCCACGCGACACAAGAGCTCCCCCTCCTACCTGACCGAACACAGCAAGAGTCGCTCCGCGGGCACCGTCTTTTCCATGCCTCCGGAGGTCATAAGGAAGAAAAGTATGTCTTCCAGTCTATCGACGGATTCAGAGACCTCTGGCGTGCACCGGTCGGATGGGTCCAGCTACAACACCCAGGAGAGCGGCCGACGCCGGCTGCCTCCTCACCAGAGGGCCGCAAGCACTGAGTCTCTCCTCCGCTCGCCCCGGCTACACCGACACCCGTCGGGTTCTCTGGGGTCCGATGGGTCCCGGGGGTCACGGGCGTCGTCCCAGGGCAGTGGTTGTGGTTCCCAGGGCAGCGGCGCGGATACTCACCGATCGCAGGGTTCCAGGGGTTCCAACACCTCCCACCAGAAGATCCTTCTGGTGTCGGCGGTGGACCCCAGCGGGAAGGTAGTGTACCGTGGGGCGTCGCAGCGGCAGAAGCGGGACGACAGCGACACCGCCTCCATCCTCTCCATGAAGAAGACCGCCGAGATCGCCGCTCTCTTCTCCGAGCTTAAACTAAACCAGACCACCGACCTCATCAACCACCTCAACCAGTCGGCCTCGGAGTCAGAAGACGACGCCTACTCCTCCATGCAGGCCAACAACTCCTTCCTCTTCTCAGATAACATCGAAAACTCGCTCGGCTACTTGCCGTAG